A single Streptococcus thermophilus DNA region contains:
- a CDS encoding energy-coupling factor transporter transmembrane component T family protein encodes MSNRLIGYQSGQGFLYDLSGASKMLFFILVSVACMATYDPRFILAVGLLSIYLFNLAKIRWRDISFVVKIIGSIALFNLLMVYLFAPGYGEEIYRAKTVIIEGWGRFYLTSQELFYLANLLLKYFSTVPLAILFLMTTHPSQFAASLNQIGVPYKFAYSVSLTLRYIPDVQEEFFTIRKAQEARGLDLSQKAGLVKRIRGNLQIVLPLIFSSLERIDTISTAMELRRFGRYKKRTWYVHKSLTKQDYLVIVSATLLLGISLELIYLNHGRFYNPWI; translated from the coding sequence ATGTCTAATCGTTTAATTGGTTATCAGTCAGGTCAAGGTTTCCTCTATGATTTGTCTGGGGCAAGTAAGATGCTTTTCTTTATCTTGGTTTCAGTTGCTTGTATGGCAACCTATGACCCACGTTTTATTCTAGCAGTAGGCTTACTTTCTATTTATCTCTTTAACTTGGCCAAGATTCGTTGGCGAGATATTTCTTTCGTTGTTAAGATTATTGGATCAATTGCTCTCTTTAATTTACTTATGGTCTACCTTTTCGCACCTGGCTATGGTGAAGAAATTTACAGGGCTAAGACAGTTATTATTGAAGGTTGGGGGCGTTTCTATCTAACCAGTCAGGAGCTTTTTTACCTTGCAAATCTATTGCTCAAGTATTTTTCAACGGTCCCTCTTGCCATTCTATTTCTCATGACTACTCATCCGAGTCAGTTTGCGGCTAGCCTGAATCAAATTGGGGTTCCTTATAAATTTGCCTATTCCGTGAGTTTAACCTTGCGTTATATTCCAGATGTTCAAGAAGAATTCTTTACGATTCGTAAGGCTCAGGAGGCTCGTGGTTTGGATTTGTCGCAAAAGGCGGGATTGGTCAAACGTATTCGTGGGAATCTCCAAATTGTTCTTCCTCTAATTTTTTCATCCCTCGAACGAATTGATACCATATCGACAGCCATGGAGTTACGACGATTTGGTCGATACAAAAAACGTACATGGTATGTACACAAATCCTTGACTAAACAAGATTATCTTGTAATCGTATCAGCTACTCTTTTATTGGGAATTAGTCTGGAGTTGATTTATCTTAACCATGGGCGTTTTTACAATCCATGGATTTGA
- the tkt gene encoding transketolase, producing the protein MSNLSVNAIRFLGVDAINQSNSGHPGVVMGAAPMGYTLFTRQMHVNPEVPNWINRDRFVLSAGHGSMLLYALLHLSGFKDLSIEELKQFRQWGSKTPGHPEFGHTVGVDATSGPLGQGIAMAVGMAQAERFLASRYNKEGFPIFDHYTYVIAGDGCFMEGVSAEASSYAGLQKLDKLIVLYDSNDINLDGETKDSFTEDVRARYEAYGWNTEFVQDGTDIEAINAAIESAKASGKPSLIEVKTVIGHGAPNKQGTNGVHGAPLGPDETAAARENLGWNHAPFEIPKEVYADFKENTVDRGRQAYDTWVALVDEYKQSYPELGSELARILEGKDAVEFQSSDFPAVENGYSQATRNSSQDALNAIADKVPTFLGGSADLAHSNMTYIKSEGLQDDEHRLNRNIQFGVREFAMGAILNGMSLHGGLRVYGGTFFVFSDYVKAAVRLSALQGLPVTYVFTHDSIAVGEDGPTHEPIEHLAGLRAIPNLNVYRPADARETQAAWYQAVTSKSTPTALVLTRQNLTVEEGTDFDKVSRGAYVVHETAADFDTILLASGSEVNLAVASAKALESEGYKVRVVSVPSTDVFDAQDQAYKEEVLPNAVRRRVAIEMAASLPWYKYVGLDGAVIGIDTFGASAPAAKIIEEYGFTVENIVEKVKGMN; encoded by the coding sequence ATGTCTAACCTTTCAGTAAATGCTATCCGTTTTCTAGGGGTAGATGCGATTAACCAATCTAACTCTGGCCACCCTGGTGTGGTAATGGGTGCAGCACCAATGGGTTACACTTTGTTTACTAGACAAATGCATGTCAATCCTGAAGTTCCAAATTGGATTAATCGTGACCGTTTTGTTTTGTCAGCAGGTCATGGTTCAATGCTTCTTTATGCGCTCCTCCATTTGTCAGGATTTAAAGATTTGAGCATTGAAGAGCTTAAACAATTCCGTCAATGGGGTTCTAAGACACCTGGTCACCCAGAATTTGGCCATACAGTTGGTGTAGATGCTACGTCAGGTCCACTTGGGCAAGGTATTGCTATGGCTGTCGGTATGGCACAAGCTGAACGTTTCTTGGCTTCTCGATACAACAAGGAAGGCTTCCCAATCTTTGACCATTATACTTATGTTATTGCGGGGGATGGTTGCTTTATGGAAGGCGTTTCGGCCGAAGCATCATCTTACGCTGGTCTTCAAAAATTGGATAAATTGATTGTCTTGTACGATTCAAATGATATCAATCTTGACGGTGAAACTAAAGATTCATTTACTGAAGATGTACGTGCACGTTATGAAGCTTATGGTTGGAACACTGAATTTGTTCAAGATGGAACAGATATTGAAGCTATCAACGCTGCTATTGAAAGTGCAAAAGCAAGTGGTAAACCATCTTTGATCGAGGTTAAGACTGTCATTGGTCATGGTGCTCCTAATAAACAAGGAACTAACGGTGTTCACGGTGCTCCTCTTGGACCAGATGAAACAGCAGCTGCAAGAGAAAACTTGGGTTGGAACCATGCTCCATTTGAAATTCCAAAAGAAGTTTATGCTGATTTCAAGGAAAATACAGTTGATCGTGGTCGTCAGGCCTATGACACTTGGGTTGCTTTGGTAGATGAGTACAAACAATCTTACCCAGAACTTGGTTCTGAACTTGCACGCATTCTTGAAGGTAAGGATGCAGTTGAATTCCAATCTTCAGACTTCCCAGCTGTTGAAAATGGTTATTCACAAGCAACTCGTAATTCAAGTCAAGATGCTTTGAATGCTATTGCTGATAAAGTGCCAACATTCCTAGGTGGTTCTGCGGATTTGGCTCACTCAAATATGACTTACATTAAATCTGAAGGTCTACAAGATGATGAACATCGTCTTAACCGTAACATTCAATTTGGTGTACGTGAGTTTGCGATGGGAGCAATCTTGAATGGTATGTCTCTCCATGGTGGACTTCGTGTTTACGGTGGTACCTTCTTCGTATTCTCAGACTATGTAAAAGCAGCAGTTCGTTTGTCTGCACTTCAAGGACTTCCAGTTACTTATGTCTTTACTCACGACTCTATTGCAGTTGGTGAAGATGGCCCAACCCATGAACCAATCGAACATCTAGCTGGACTTCGTGCTATTCCAAACCTTAATGTTTATCGTCCAGCAGACGCGCGTGAGACACAAGCTGCATGGTATCAAGCTGTAACTTCTAAATCAACACCTACGGCGCTTGTTTTGACACGTCAAAACTTGACTGTTGAAGAAGGAACAGATTTTGATAAAGTTTCAAGAGGTGCTTACGTTGTTCATGAAACAGCAGCAGATTTTGATACTATTCTCCTTGCTTCTGGTTCAGAAGTAAATCTTGCAGTAGCATCAGCAAAAGCTTTGGAATCAGAAGGCTACAAAGTTCGTGTTGTGAGTGTTCCATCAACAGATGTCTTTGATGCACAGGATCAAGCCTATAAAGAGGAAGTTCTTCCAAATGCAGTTCGTCGTCGTGTAGCAATCGAAATGGCAGCAAGTCTACCATGGTATAAATATGTTGGTTTAGACGGTGCTGTGATTGGAATTGATACATTTGGTGCCTCAGCTCCAGCTGCTAAAATTATTGAAGAATATGGCTTTACAGTAGAAAATATCGTTGAAAAAGTAAAAGGTATGAACTAA